The DNA segment TTTAAAACTTTTGCAAACGTCGTGCAGTTCCACCAGTGCCATTGCATCCCTCGATTCTTGACGAGTGTGATCTCAAAGTTAAATCCCCCACTGCATCGTCGCTACTTAAATCCGAGTGCTCGATCTTCGCCGAGAACCGTCAAAGGCATTCCAGGCTTCAATCCATCGCGGCCTGAAACGATCAGTTTGTCCGTCAACCGCAACCCGCTAACCACTTCCATCAGTCCGTCCGCCCCCGTTTGACCGGATTCCACGGTGCGAAATGCCGCTTGGTCTTTTTCATCAACGACCCAGAAACCATTATCAGCATCCCTTGCTGCCAACAGCGATTCGGGAACAAACAAGCGTTCGATCTCTGCAGACCCTTGATCCCCACCGGGTGATTCAGGAGCGAGAAAAGTTGCCGTCACCAGCATTTCGGGGCGGACATTTTCCGGCGGTTCTAGCAATTCGACTTTCACTTCCAGTGTATTTTTTTGAACGCTTGCGGTACTGGTCACCTGCAACACCCGGCCCAGTATCACGGCTGCCGAAGAAGCTGTTTTGACTTCGACACCTTGACCTCGTGTCACCATCGGAACGTCCTCCAAACGGACATCTGCCCGCACCTGAAGACGATTGGGATCGTACATTTCAATCACCGTGCTGGAGTTTTGCCCCGCGTTCGCATCCATCCCCATGACCCTTGAACCAGGAGAGGCGATCAACCTTAGGACGCGGCCGTTCATGGGGGCTCGAACCACGCTTCGGTCCATCGCCAAATTAGCTTGCCGCAGCAGGAGCACCGATTCACGAAGCAGTGCGGCGCTGGTGCTGACTTTGGCTTCGGCCTCCTCCAACTGCCGTTTTTCTTCCACCAGCAGCGTCAACCGTTCTCGGGCGGCTTTTAGTTTGTTTTCCAATGCCTGAATTTCACGCTGCAGGTAAGGTTCCCGCTGCAGTAATTCATCACGAATCGCCTGCGCCGTTGCGTATGCGTTGGCAGCTTGCTGCACCAGCCTTCCCGCAATCGCACCCTCTGCATCACGGCGTCCCTCCCATGTTTTTTCGGCGTACTGCAAATCCCCTTCGGCGGCGGCAATCAAAAAAGGAAGCTTCGCCAATTCGGTTTTTGCTTTTGCCAACTGGCTTTCCGCGTCGGCAACATCCGCCTGCAAATGAGCTGGCCGATGCAGACGAATCTTGGCGGCGTCTCGTTCGGCTTTGGCTCGAGCCAATTCGCCTTCACGAATCGCTTTTTTGGCCTCCGCCTGTTCGACCGCTAATTCAGAATCGATCGAAATCAGCCGAGCAATCGGCTGATTTTTCTCGATCAGTTCTCCTTCGACGACCAATAATTCATCGATCACGCCCGGCGCCAACGCAGCAACACTGCTTGCAATCGGACGCGGTTCGATCCATCCGGGAGCTTGAAACAACGGGGTGCCCGTCTGTTGGACTTCGCCCCGTTTTACCAGCACCGGCAAAACCGTCACTTCCTGACGCGGCATC comes from the Roseimaritima multifibrata genome and includes:
- a CDS encoding efflux RND transporter periplasmic adaptor subunit, producing the protein MNDNSVDISQLALDRTVPDSAPSRGRKWGLRYGIPLAILAGFLILLGAAAGKQWMPRQEVTVLPVLVKRGEVQQTGTPLFQAPGWIEPRPIASSVAALAPGVIDELLVVEGELIEKNQPIARLISIDSELAVEQAEAKKAIREGELARAKAERDAAKIRLHRPAHLQADVADAESQLAKAKTELAKLPFLIAAAEGDLQYAEKTWEGRRDAEGAIAGRLVQQAANAYATAQAIRDELLQREPYLQREIQALENKLKAARERLTLLVEEKRQLEEAEAKVSTSAALLRESVLLLRQANLAMDRSVVRAPMNGRVLRLIASPGSRVMGMDANAGQNSSTVIEMYDPNRLQVRADVRLEDVPMVTRGQGVEVKTASSAAVILGRVLQVTSTASVQKNTLEVKVELLEPPENVRPEMLVTATFLAPESPGGDQGSAEIERLFVPESLLAARDADNGFWVVDEKDQAAFRTVESGQTGADGLMEVVSGLRLTDKLIVSGRDGLKPGMPLTVLGEDRALGFK